One region of Camelina sativa cultivar DH55 chromosome 6, Cs, whole genome shotgun sequence genomic DNA includes:
- the LOC104791215 gene encoding ADP-ribosylation factor-like protein 8A isoform X1 has translation MELSLIGLQDAGKTSIVNVLATGGYSEDMIPTVGFNMRKLTKENVTIRLWDLGGQPRFRSMWERYCRHVSAIAYVVDAADLDNLSVSKSELHDLLSKASLSGIPLLVIGNKIDKPGALSKEALTKEMGLSALTDREICCFMISCKNPTTIDQITDWVVNHSISKNLTSPTTDVVSS, from the exons ATGGAGCTTTCTCTGATAGGACTTCAAGATGCAGGAAAGACATCAATTGTAAATGTTCTTGCC aCTGGTGGATACAGTGAAGACATGATTCCTACC gtCGGGTTTAACATGAGGAAActgacaaaagaaaatgttacaATCAGACTATGGGATCTTGGTGGTCAACCAAGATTCCGCAGCATGTGGGAACGTTACTGCCGCCATGTTTCTGCGATTGC GTACGTAGTTGATGCTGCAGATCTTGACAACCTAAGTGTCTCGAAAAGTGAACTCCATGATTTGTTGAGCAAAGCTTCGCTTAGCGGTATCCCTCTTCTGGTTATTGGGAACAAGATTGACAAACCTGGAGCTCTGTCCAAAGAAGCcttaacaaaagaaat GGGGCTTAGTGCGCTTACAGATAGAGAAATCTGCTGTTTCATGATATCCTGCAAGAACCCTACCACCATTGATCAGATCACTGATTGGGTTGTAAATCACTCAATATCAAAGAACTTAACTTCACCAACAACAGATGTCgtctcttcttga
- the LOC104791215 gene encoding ADP-ribosylation factor-like protein 8A isoform X2: MELSLIGLQDAGKTSITGGYSEDMIPTVGFNMRKLTKENVTIRLWDLGGQPRFRSMWERYCRHVSAIAYVVDAADLDNLSVSKSELHDLLSKASLSGIPLLVIGNKIDKPGALSKEALTKEMGLSALTDREICCFMISCKNPTTIDQITDWVVNHSISKNLTSPTTDVVSS; encoded by the exons ATGGAGCTTTCTCTGATAGGACTTCAAGATGCAGGAAAGACATCAATT aCTGGTGGATACAGTGAAGACATGATTCCTACC gtCGGGTTTAACATGAGGAAActgacaaaagaaaatgttacaATCAGACTATGGGATCTTGGTGGTCAACCAAGATTCCGCAGCATGTGGGAACGTTACTGCCGCCATGTTTCTGCGATTGC GTACGTAGTTGATGCTGCAGATCTTGACAACCTAAGTGTCTCGAAAAGTGAACTCCATGATTTGTTGAGCAAAGCTTCGCTTAGCGGTATCCCTCTTCTGGTTATTGGGAACAAGATTGACAAACCTGGAGCTCTGTCCAAAGAAGCcttaacaaaagaaat GGGGCTTAGTGCGCTTACAGATAGAGAAATCTGCTGTTTCATGATATCCTGCAAGAACCCTACCACCATTGATCAGATCACTGATTGGGTTGTAAATCACTCAATATCAAAGAACTTAACTTCACCAACAACAGATGTCgtctcttcttga
- the LOC104791217 gene encoding ADP-ribosylation factor-like protein 8A: MGLWEAFLNWLRSLFFKQEMELSLIGLQNAGKTSLVNVVATGGYSEDMIPTVGFNMRKVTKGNVTIKLWDLGGQPRFRSMWERYCRAVSAIVYVVDAADPDNLSVSKSELHDLLSKSSLNGIPLLVLGNKIDKPGALSKEALTDEMGLTSLADREVCCFMISCKNSTNIDQVIDWLVKHSKSKN; encoded by the exons ATGGGTTTGTGGGAAGCTTTTCTCAATTGGCTTCGTAG CCTCTTCTTTAAGCAAGAAATGGAGCTTTCTTTGATAGGACTCCAAAATGCAGGAAAGACATCACTTGTTAATGTTGTTGCG ACTGGTGGATACAGTGAAGACATGATTCCCACG gtGGGGTTTAACATGAGGAAAGTAACAAAAGGAAATGTTACAATCAAACTATGGGATCTTGGTGGTCAACCAAGATTCCGTAGCATGTGGGAACGTTACTGTCGCGCTGTTTCTGCCATTGT GTATGTAGTTGATGCTGCAGATCCTGACAACCTCAGTGTCTCGAAAAGTGAGCTCCATGATCTGTTGAGCAAGTCTTCGCTTAACGGTATTCCTCTTTTGGTTCTTGGGAACAAGATTGACAAACCTGGAGCTCTGTCCAAAGAAGCCTTAACCGACGAAAT GGGGCTTACATCTCTTGCAGATAGAGAAGTCTGCTGTTTCATGATATCCTGCAAGAACTCTACCAACATTGATCAGGTCATTGATTGGCTCGTAAAGcattcaaaatcaaagaactaa